In a genomic window of Chryseobacterium sp. G0162:
- a CDS encoding glycosyltransferase — protein MRFLIIIPAHNEEQNLSFTLDSLQQQSSKDFKVVVVNDGSTDGTSDVIRKYTAPDSRFETINLQKSEHQPGSKVVHAFKKGLQTQSVDDFHIICKFDADIILPENYLETVEKAFNNNPEYGLVGGLLYVEKDGNWVYEGNSNKHHVRGPMKAYRKECFVQMGGLRETLGWDNIDSILLEHLGWKEVVLPELHVKLIKVKGADYTIRPADYYGRYFYFLGLNRFLAYIASLKEAMKSKSPSFFFDIVKSYEGCKAKKLELKISKEEQKAVNDQRWKMLKKKWLKM, from the coding sequence GTGAGGTTTTTAATTATTATTCCTGCCCATAACGAAGAGCAGAACCTCTCCTTCACTCTGGACTCCTTACAGCAGCAAAGTAGTAAGGATTTTAAAGTGGTAGTCGTTAATGACGGTTCCACAGACGGTACTTCTGATGTTATCAGAAAATATACTGCACCTGATTCCCGTTTTGAAACCATTAATCTTCAAAAATCAGAACATCAACCCGGTTCAAAAGTAGTTCATGCTTTCAAAAAAGGTTTGCAGACACAGTCAGTAGATGATTTCCATATCATTTGTAAATTTGATGCCGATATTATTCTTCCTGAAAATTATCTGGAAACTGTAGAAAAAGCTTTTAATAACAATCCCGAATACGGATTGGTAGGAGGGTTGCTCTACGTAGAAAAAGATGGAAACTGGGTATATGAAGGGAATTCTAATAAGCATCATGTAAGAGGCCCTATGAAGGCTTACCGGAAAGAATGTTTTGTTCAGATGGGAGGCTTAAGGGAAACATTAGGCTGGGATAATATAGATTCTATTCTATTGGAGCATTTAGGCTGGAAAGAAGTTGTCTTACCTGAACTTCATGTAAAGCTTATTAAAGTAAAAGGAGCGGATTATACCATAAGACCAGCCGATTATTACGGGCGTTATTTCTATTTTTTAGGATTGAACAGATTTCTGGCTTATATTGCCTCATTAAAGGAAGCAATGAAAAGCAAATCTCCATCATTTTTCTTTGATATTGTGAAATCCTATGAAGGTTGTAAGGCTAAAAAACTGGAACTTAAAATTTCAAAAGAAGAACAAAAAGCCGTTAACGATCAACGCTGGAAAATGCTGAAGAAAAAATGGCTGAAAATGTAA